ATAATATCCTCATCACTCCGGCCAATCCAATCCTTCGCAGGAGCGAATACAAGCTCAAGCATCGATCGATCTGGATCTTCGTACTCCTTGCAAGCGATGCTCATATCGGCGTAAACGCTCAGCAAGGGCGAACGACTGAAGAGCAAGTGATCGATATCCGTGAGCTTTCGGTCAAACCAAAGATGAATATTGATCACCGGCACTCCGCGTAGACCATCCAACTTGCGAAAAACATCCATTTGTTGCCATGGCTCTGGTATCAAAAGTTTGAAAGGATCCACAGGAAGTGCACTGACATAAGCATCAGCAACAAGATCAAAACTTTCCTTGCCCTTCACCCCGCCAATGTGAAAAGCAGCAACGCTTCCATCAGGGTTGAGCTTGATTTCTCTTAATGGGCTATCCAGATGCACCTCACCTCCTAGCGATTGAACATGCTCCACAATCGGGTCACATAGACGCTCAGGAGGTGCTCCATCAAGAAATGCCATTTGGGAACCATTTTTTTCCTGCAGGAAACGATTCAGGGCAGTCAGCAACACTGTTGATGAAATCTCATCAGGGTCAATAAAATTCAATGCCTTACTCATGGCAATGAACACTTCATCATTAACGCGCTCAGGAATATTGTGAAGCTTGAGCCATTCAGTCCAAGAATATTTATCGCACTCTTCAACATAACCCTGGCCTCTCAGCATCGCTGGAACCAATCCGATGCCAAAACTGATTTTTTCTGGCCAAGACAGCATGTCGTTGTTACCAAGAATTGCTGCAACACCATTAATAGGTGCCGGTAAATCCGGAAAGTCGAATCGGCTGTAAGTACCAGGCTCCTCTGGCTGATTAAAAATCATCGAATGGCTCTTCCATTGGAGCCTGTCCTCAATATTCAGTTCTTTAAACAACTGCAGCATGTTCGGGTAAGCACCGAAAAAAATATGCAAGCCCGTTTCGTACCAGTCGCCATCTTCATCTTTCCAAGCCGCAACTTTGCCGCCAAGCACGTCCCTGGATTCCATAAGGATGGGGGTATGACCGGCGTCCGCCAGATATTTCGCGCAGGAGAGACCAGCCAGTCCTGCTCCCGCAATGGCGATACGCATGCTTCAAACCATAATTTGAAGACAACCTTAAAAGGATCACTGCCCGCTTCGCTTCCTACAGTTCTCACCAACCGCAAGCGCGGTGTCCTTACGCGATACAAGCCCCATGGCCGACACCCTGCTGAAGAGCACCACTCGCCACGTGCGTCTATTCACAGCTCGAGTGAATGAAGGGCGGCTCGTTCCAGACCCCAATCAGCTCACTCTCGACCTGGATCCAGACAACGAATTCCTATGGAATGACAGCTGCATCCAGACAGTTCAACAACGCTTCCGTGAGCTGGTTGAAGCCCATGCAGGCCAGCCTCTGAACGATTACAACCTTCGCCGAATCGGCTCAGAACTTGAGGGAAGCATTCGCCAGCTCCTACAGGCAGGTCAGCTGAGCTACAACCCTGATTGCAGGGTTCTGAATTACTCCATGGGCCTGCCCCGCACACCTGAACTGCTGTGAGCCGCTCCCCCTATGACCGTCCACGGGGCGGAAATCCACGTCGTCCTGACGAGCGCAGAGGAGGTCGGTACAGCCCTCCGCCACCTGGCAACAACGAGGGTGGGGATGGAGGCGGTCGTTTCAACACGACCAGAATTGCTGTCCTCGCCGGAGTTCTGGTGGTGGGAATCGGAATCGGCAGTGCTCTCACGAGCACCACGCAGGGAGATCAAGGCAACATCGCAAGCAGTGAGCAACTTGATTTAGCGGTACCAGACCCCGAGTTTTGCAAGCAGTGGGGTGCCAGCGCCTTTGTGATGGACATTGAGATGTATACGACCATGAACCCATCCAGCAGCTTCGTGACGCAACCCACCCTTCAACCAGGCTGCGTCATTCGCCGAGAAAACTGGGCCGTCTTACGTAAGGAAGGAGCGATCACCGCCGCTCAGGAACGGCAATGCAAACAAAGAATGAACACCTTCGCTTACATCGGATCAGTGAGAGACAAACCTGCTGTTCGCTGTGTTTACCAAACAGATATCACTCAAAACAAATTTCTAACCAAAGGGATCGCTGACGACACTGTTGGTCTCACCCCAGAAGCTGATCAGTTCTAAGAGGCGTCAAAAACTGTGGGCATGGGTTCTGGCCCTACGGCCGCAGTCCTTGGCTGACGCAAAGGACTATCGGCACTAGCAAACACAGGCAAAACATCACACCGAAATGCTTCGGCCGCCCGTGAGCAGTAGCGCGCTGGATGGGTAATCAGCCTTAACTGGCGCTTCACCTGCAGACCCGCGACCGATGGCTTGTGCAAGCTGCCTGCCGTGAGCTCCCTCTCAATCGAGACCACCGGAAGGAACGCGGCACCCAAGCCGGATTGCACAGCATTTTTGATGGCCTCAAGAGAATTGAGCTCCATCTCAATCCTCAATCTCTGCACATCCAAACCAGAACGAGCCAGGAGCTTGTCCACCATTTTCCTAGTGGTGGACTGGGCATCTAAACAAACAAATCCCAATCGATACAGATCCTCCTTGCTGAGCTCTGGCAGGCGAGCCAGGGGATGCTTCACCGGAAGCACCAACGCCAATTCATCACTTGCGTAAGGGACCACCTGAAGCAACTCATTCAACTCGGCAGGTAACTCACCGCCAATGATCGCCAAATCGATCTGACCATTCGCCACGCTCCATCCCGTTCGTCTTGTGCTGTGAACATGCAGCTGCACTGCCACGTCTGGAAATTTTTGCCGAAAGAGACCAATCATTCGGGGCATTAAGTAGGTCCCCGTGGTTTGGCTGGCACCCACGACGAGAGAGCCTCCCTTCAAGTTGTGCAAGTCATCTAGAGCACGACACGCCTCATGGCATTGACTCAGAATTCGGTCGCAATAGCTCAGCAGCAAGTGACCGGCTTCGGTGAGCTGAGCCTTGCGGCCGCCGCGGTCAAACAAAGACACCTCGAGCTGCTTCTCTAGGTTCTGGATCTGCAAACTGACCGCTGGCTGCGTGACGTAAAGACTGTCTGCAGCTTTTTTAAAGCTGCCTTCACTGACGATGGCGCGGAGAATACGCAGCTGATCCAGTGTGAAAGGCAGATCGGCCATAAGCGACAGCCGACCGGGCGGGGATAGCTCCAAAACTTTAGAGGGAAAGAACCCACCGCCCTTCACAATTAGCCTTCACGCAGCAACTCTTTGGATGAGCTCCTAGGCGGCGGAATGCATCACTCCAGCTTGGTGATGCTGTTGCTGCTCTTGGTCTTCGCTGTCATTCACAGCGGTGGGGCTGCCCTTCGCACTCGCGCTGAAGCCAAAATCGGTGCCAGGGCCTGGCGAGTGCTGTTTGCCGCCCTGAGTATTCCCTCCGCAGTTGTGGTGATCGGCTACTTCCTTGCCCATCGGTATGACGGCCTAAGGCTCTGGAATCTTCAAGGTGTGCAGGGATTGATACCCGTGATTTGGGTGCTGACAGCCATCAGTTTTCTATTCCTCTATCCAGCCACCTACAACCTGCTTGAAATTCCTGCTGTCCTGAAGCCGCAAGTGCGGCTCTACGCCACAGGAATCATTCGAATTAGCCGTCATCCTCAAGCCGTTGGTCAGGTTCTCTGGTGCTTTAGCCATGCCCTTTGGATCGGAAGCAGCTTCATGGTCGTGACCTGCATTGGCCTGATCGGACATCACCTTTTCGCTGTATGGCATGGAGACCGACGTTTAAAGGCTCGGTTTGGTGATGACTTCGTGAAGCTGAAACAAAGCACATCCGTACTGCCTTTCGCCGCTGTCCTTGATGGACGCCAGACCCTGATTTGGAGCGAGTTGCTGCGGCCAGCACAACTTGGCATCGCGATCGCGGTAGGGGTTTTTTGGTGGGCTCATCGCTTCATCTCATTGGGAGGGATCGCGTTCCTTCACTCACGTCTTGAAGGGCTTTTGAGCTGAGCTGCCTACACTCATTCCACTCTGCTTCACTCGGATGCCTTCGGCTGCCGATTCCGCCTGGCTGATCCCAGTGCTCCCTCTTGTTGGGGCATTGATCACTGGGCTTGGTCTGATTAGCTTCAATCGCACCATCAACCGGCTCAAAAAACCGGTGGCCTTGTTGCTGATCAGCTGCATTGGCGCTGCAGCGGTCATCAGTTATGCCGTTCTGTTCGAGCAGTTGAGTGGAGCTCCCCCCGTTGAGCATCTATTCATCTGGGCGAGTGCGGGTGACTTCAGCCTTCCGATGGGGTACATCGTCGACCCACTTGCAGCTGTGATGCTCGCCTTGGTTACCACGGTGGCGCTGCTGGTGATGATTTATTCCCACGGCTATATGGCCCACGACAAGGGCTATGTGCGCTTCTTTACTTATTTGGCGATCTTCAGCAGCTCCATGTTGGGGCTCGTGGTCAGTCCCAACCTTCTGGAAATTTATGTGTTCTGGGAGCTGGTGGGGATGGCCTCCTACCTTTTGGTTGGCTTCTGGTACGACCGTGAAGGCGCCGCTCACGCCGCCCAAAAAGCGTTTGTCGTGAATCGTGTTGGTGATTTCGGACTCCTGCTCGGGATCCTCGGGCTCTATTGGGCCACGGGAAGCTTCGGATTCCAAGGCATTGCCGATGGGTTATCAGCAGCAGTTAGCAGTGGCGTAGTGCCGGGATGGGCAGCTCTGGCTCTCTGCCTCTTCGTTTTTATGGGGCCAATGGCCAAGTCAGCCCAATTCCCCCTTCACGTTTGGCTGCCTGACGCCATGGAGGGACCTACACCAATCTCTGCCTTGATCCACGCGGCCACCATGGTCGCGGCAGGTGTTTTCCTTGTGGCCAGGTTGGAACCTCTTTACGCCCAGTTCCCTGCTGTGGGCACGTTCATCGCGGTGATTGGAACGATCACCTGCTTCCTGGGAGCCTCGATCGCTCTAACCCAGATGGATCTCAAAAAAGGACTTGCCTACAGCACTGTGTCGCAGTTGGGATACATGATGCTGGCCATGGGCTGCGGCGCGCCCGTTGCGGGCATGTTCCACCTCGTGACCCATGCCTTCTTCAAGGCAATGTTGTTCCTTGGCTCGGGATCTGTGATCCATGCCATGGAAGATGTGGTGGGTCACGAACCTGTCCTCGCCCAAGACATGCGACTGATGGGTGGACTTCGCAAAAAGATGCCGATTACAGCCATCACTTTTTTGATCGGTTGTGTGGCCATTAGCGGCATCCCACCCCTGGCAGGCTTCTGGAGCAAAGATGAAATCCTCGGCCAAGCCTTCAACAGTTACCCCCTGCTCTGGGCTGTTGGCTTTGCCACTGCAGGTATGACCGCCTTTTATATGTTCCGCCTCTACTTCCTGACCTTCGAGGGTGAGTTCCGAGGCAATGATTCAGCTCTACAACAAGAGCTCATGGCGGCCGCAGGAAAGAAAGCTGAGGAGGGTCACGACCACCACTCCGCAGGAAGTGTTCACGAGTCGCCCTGGTCCATGACCCTTCCGCTAGCGGTTTTAGCTGTGCCCTCAGCGCTAATCGGCTTGCTCGGAACACCCTGGAACAGTCGCTTTGCTGGGCTGCTGAACCCTGAAGAAGCAGCAGAAATGGCCGAACACTTCAGCTGGGGAGAATTCCTTCCGCTCGCAGGAGCCTCCGTTGCGATTTCCGTCACTGGTCTCACGGTTGCCGTCCTCGCCTACGCCCTCCGCCGGATCGACCTCGGCGTTCTGGTTGCAGCTCGCTTCCCAACCATCAATGCCTTCCTGGCAAACAAATGGTATTTGGATGCGATTAACGAGAAGTTGTTTGTACGCAGCAGCCGAAAGCTGGCCCGTGAGGTGCTCGAAGTGGATGCAAAGGTTGTGGATGGCGTGGTGAATCTCACCGGACTGCTCACCCTTGGCAGCGGGGAAGGCCTCAAATACTTTGAAACCGGCAGAGCCCAGTTCTATGCACTCATCGTGTTCGGCGGAGTGATTGCCTTAGTGGTCCTCTTCGGTGTCCTGGGCTAAACGATCCTTTGATTCCGAACCTTCAGGAGTGAGGGTTATGTGTGTCAACGCCTATCGAGTGGATGCGCGTTCGCCCAAGATTTCTACACTCCGAACAGTGGTGAAAGACCTGTCCCGTGCTCGAATTTGCCGTTAGTGCACCCTTTGATCCGGCATTCGACATCTCAAGCAGTATCGTTCCGGCCACTTTCCCGTGGCTGAGCCTTTCGATCCTGTTTCCCATCGTTGGGGCCTTCATCGTTCCGTTCGTGCCAGACGATGGTGATGGCAAACAGGTGCGCTGGTTTGCACTCGGCATTGCTCTCACCACCTTCCTGATTACAGCTGCGGCTTATCTCACGGGATATGACCCCAGTTACAGCGGACTCCAGCTCTCGGAACGGGTGAGCTGGCTGCCCAATCTCGGGCTCACATGGGCTGTCGGGGCCGATGGCCTCTCGATGCCCCTGATCCTGCTCACGAGCTTCATCACAGCCTTAGCGGTCCTGGCCGCCTGGCCTGTGACCTTCAAGCCCAAGCTGTTCTTCTTCTTGATCCTGGCGATGGATGGCGGCCAAATTGCCGTCTTCGCCGTCCAAGACATGCTTCTGTTCTTCCTCGCCTGGGAATTAGAGCTGCTTCCGGTTTACCTCTTGCTTGCCATCTGGGGAGGGAAAAAACGTCAATACGCAGCTACAAAGTTCATTCTCTATACAGCTGGCAGCTCTCTTTTCATCCTCTTGGCTGCCCTCGCCATGGGCTTTTTTGGCGGTGGAGTGCCCAATTTCGAATACAGCGTTCTGGCACAAAAGGGATTCAGTACTGGATTTGAACTGCTCTGTTACGCGGGGTTGTTGATTGCATTCGGGGTGAAATTACCGATCGTTCCACTCCACACCTGGCTTCCTGATGCCCATGGGGAGGCCACAGCACCTGTGCACATGTTGCTCGCGGGAATTTTGCTCAAAATGGGTGGCTACGCGTTGATGCGCTTTAACGCCGAAATTTTGCCTGTAGCGCATGCCCAATTCGCGCCCCTACTGGTGGTGCTGGGTGTCGTGAACATCATTTATGCAGCGCTCACATCTTTCGCTCAACGCAATCTCAAACGCAAGATCGCGTACAGCTCCATCAGCCATATGGGCTTCGTACTGATCGGTATTGGCAGCTTCAGCGAGCTAGGAACGAGTGGCGCCATGCTGCAAATGATCAGTCACGGACTGATCGGAGCCAGTCTGTTCTTCCTTGTGGGTGCCACGTACGACCGGACCCACACCCTTCAGCTGGATGAGATGGGTGGTATTGGCCAAAAAATGCGCATCATGTTTGCCCTATGGACTGTTTGCTGCCTCGCCTCCCTTGCCCTGCCTGGCATGAGCGGATTTGTGAGCGAACTCATGGTCTTTGCAGGCTTTGCCACCGATGAGGCCTACACCCTCAGCTTCCGAATCGTGATTGATGGTCTCGCAGCCATTGGCGTGATCCTCACACCGATCTATTTGCTGTCGATGTTGAGAGAGATCTTCTTCGGAAAAGAAAACAGCGAACTGGTGTCTCACTCCAATCTTGTGGATTCAGAGCCCAGGGAGGTCTACATCATTGGTTGCCTGCTGGTTCCAATCATCGGCATTGGGCTCTATCCAAAGCTGATGACTGACAGCTACAGCAACACGATCTCAGCTCTTGTGAGGCGTGATGTTGATGCGATGGAAAGGATCACAAGACCAACAGCCCCTTTAATTCGCAGCACTTCCCTTGTGCCAGCGGTGTTCTCAGCACCAAAACTGACGCAGGCCAGCCAGCCAGTCTCGTAAAGAACTTCGTCCTTTCTCTGCGAATGCGATTCAGACACTGAATCGCTCCTTAATTTTCAGACGCCTGTCGCACACTCTGTTCGCCATGCGTCAGATCAATTTCACGCTGATTTTCATCTTTGGACTCGGCACGGTGTTTTTCACGTTGGAAAACACCAACCCCACCACGGTGAATGTGTTGCCGTGGATGCACTTCACCTTGCCTCTGGCCGCTCTTCTGCTCCTATCAGGGGGTATCGGTGCTGTCGCAGCCTGGCTTTTTGCAAGCTGGAGCGGAATGCTCAACACGGTGGAGCGATTGGGCAAAGCCACTGAATTCGAAGCCCAGCAGGTTCGCATTCAAGAATTGGAAACCGACCTCGATCGCTACCGCTCAACAGTGCAAACCCAGCTAGGGCTGCTGCCCTCAGGCACTAGTGAATCGGCCTCAACCTCAACGACGAATCCCACTGTCGACATCGATTCAAAGTCTTAAAAGGTGAAAGTCTGACGGCAACACAGGAGCGAATCTCCTGTGGGGACTGGCATCCCCTGGATTGGACCGATACCTTTCCAACAGAATGAGGTTGTTTTTGTCTGATGCCGGCCTGACCTCAAAAGCTGATGCCGGCGCCCGTCTTGCGATTCGTCTGCTCCAAGATGCTGCCCAAAGTGGCACTCTCGATCCTTGGGACGTCGATGTCATTTCAGTGGTAGACGGTTTTTTAGATCAACTCAGACAACGCATTGAAGTCCCCCGACGGGTTGCTGCTCAGCTGGGCCAACAGGGAGGAAGCTACGAACGCGATCTAGCCGAGAGCAGCGAAGCGTTTCTCGCTGCATCAGTGTTGGTGGGGCTCAAAGCGGAGGTGCTTGAAGCCAGCACCCTCCCTCCAGAACCAATGATGGAAGAGGCTTTTGACCCTGACTTCATGGAACAGGGTTGGCTGGATCCCCGCTTCAATTTGCCGCGCCATCCTGAACGTCACCTTTTAAGGCGCCCTGTTGCTCCTCCTCCTTTGAGGCGGCCCGTCACGCTTGGGGAATTGATCGAACAGCTGGAGACCATTGCTGAGCAATTAGAGACCGACGAACTAGACATGCGCCGGCGTCAGCGTCAGAAGCGCTTCAGCAATCGTGAGGCAATCGCTCAAGTAGCTGCATTGGCCCACCGGGAAAAACTGCCAGAAACCACTGCCGCGTTAGGGGTGTTCTTAAAAGAGTGGGAACAGGCCTTGCACTGGGTTGATTTCGAGTTTCTGGTTAGGCGTTGGGCAGAGGCAGCTGAGCCTGACCTAGACACAGACCGCGTTGGGGTGTTCTGGGCTCTTTTATTCCTGTCCTCTCAGAGTCAGGTCGAGCTGGAACAAGTTGGCTCGCTGCACGCACCCATTCGTTTAAAGCGTTTGCTCGTTGCCGGCGAAATCACTCAGCTACCGATCAACAGTCTGGAAGTGCCAGATATCACGCCGACCTTGCCCGCAATTGCCGCCTAATCACCCTCTTATGTTGATGACTACGTTTTCAAGCTTGGTACGTCAATGAAGGCCATGATCCTGGCCGCAGGCAAAGGAACCCGAGTGCAGCCGATCACGCATGTGATCCCGAAACCGATGATTCCGATCCTGCAGAAACCGGTGATGGAGTTCCTGCTGGAGCTTCTCAAAGAGCATGGTTTCACTGAGGTCATGGTCAACGTGTCTCACTTGGCCGAAGAAATCGAAAACTATTTCCGCGATGGCCAGCGTTTCGGTGTCGAAATCGCTTATAGCTTTGAGGGCAGTATTCAGGACGGCGAACTGATCGGAGACGCCCTTGGTTCTGCAGGTGGTCTCAAAAAAATCCAAGATTTCCAGACCTTTTTTGATGACACCTTCGTGGTGTTGTGTGGTGATGCCCTGATCGACCTTGATCTAACCGAAGCCGTTAGGCGTCATCGCGCAAAGGGAGCTCTAGCCAGTCTTGTCACCAAAACGGTCCCGAAGGACCAGGTGAGCAGCTACGGCGTGGTAGTGAGCGATGACGACGGCAAAATCCAAGCCTTCCAAGAGAAGCCGAGTGTTGAGGAAGCTTTAAGCGACACCATTAACACCGGCATCTATCTCTTCGAGCCTGAGATTTTTGAACACATTCCCTCTGGGACATCCTTCGACATCGGTGCCGATCTCTTCCCGACGTTAGTGAAGCAGGGAGCTCCGTTTTATGCCCTACCCATGGATTTTGAATGGGTCGATATCGGCAAAGTACCTGATTACTGGCAAGCCATTCGCAGCGTTCTCCAGGGAGAAGTTCGCCAAGTTGGCGTCCCTGGGAAAGAGGTCAAACCAGGAGTGTTTACGGGCCTAAATGTGGCGGCCAATTGGGACAAAATCAACGTTGAAGGTCCTGTCTACGTGGGAGGGATGACCAAAATTGAAGATGGTGCGACGTTGATCGGTCCAACGATGATTGGCCCTAGCTGCTACATCTGCGAAGGCGCAACCATCGACAACTCGATCATTTTTGATTACTCAAGGATCGGGGCGGGCGTGCAACTGGTCGAGAAACTGGTGTTCGGCCGCTACTGCGTCGACAAAGAAGGTGATCACATTGATCTCCAAGAGGCTTCCCTCGATTGGTTGATCACCGATGCACGCCGCCAGGATTTGGTGGAGCCTTCTCCTCAACAGAAAGCCATGGCAGAGCTCTTGGGCACCGATCTCACCCAGGCAAGCTGACGCCTGCTCGCTTCAAAATCGCTGGAATGCGTTCCTCTGCTTTGATTGCCATCAAATGCACGCCTTGAGCTACCCCTAGGTATTGCTGCACCTGTTCAGAAGCGATTTGAATTCCCTCTGCCGCAGGGTCTGGCGCGGCCTCCAAGCGAGCAATCAGGCTGTCGGGGATGCAGGCACCAGGCACCATCCGATTAATAAAAGCTGCGTTGCGCGCCGATTTGAGCAAGAAAACACCCGCTAGGACCGGAAGCTCCATCGGCTCGGCTATTTCACGGCAAAACCGTTCCAATACAGCTGCATCCATCACCATCTGCGTCTGAACAAAACGTGCCCCTGCGGTTTTTTTTCGCTCCATACGGCGTGTCAAGCCTGACCAGCTCGCACACTGAGGGTCAGCCGCGGCTCCGGCGAAGATGGAGGTTGGACCATCAGCAAGCTCACCTTTCACCGGATCATCCCCCCGGTTGAAGGCCGTGACCTGCTGAAGCAATCGAACCGATTCCAGTTCATTCACAGGACGCGCCTTGGGCTGATCACCAGCGCGAACAGGGTCACCTGTAAGGCAAAGGAGATTACGAATCCCCAAAGCATGGGCACCCAAGAGATCCGCTTGAATCGCAATGCGATTGCGATCGCGACAGGACATCTGCAGCACGGGCTCGATGCCCTCGTCCAAAAGGAGGCGAGCCACAGCAAGACTGCTCATCCGCATCACTGCGCGACTGCCATCCGTGACATTGACGGCATGGACAAGACCCTTCAAGGCCCTCGCCATCTCGAGAGCATGCGACGCGTCTCCACCCCGTGGAGGCATCACTTCAGCCGTAATGGTGACGGACCCAGCCTCGAGGCTGCTTTGCAGCGCTGAACTCAAACGAATGATCGCTTCTGCAGGCCACTATGGAAGATCAGGTTCTCTATACCTGCTTAAGATGCAAATCATGGTCCAAGAAGAATGGCCATCGGGAGGAGCCCTTTTCAATGACTATTTCCCTCTCGAGCCGTGAAATCGAGATCATCGAGCTGGTAGCCGAGGGGCTGACCAATCAAGAGATCGCTGAACGACTGACGATCAGTAAGCGCACGGTCGATAACCACGTCAGCAACGTATTCACAAAAACGGGCTCAAAAAATCGCGTTGCGCTGCTGAACTGGGCAATGGATCACGGAAAAATCTGTCGAGATGGCTTCAATTGCTGCACTCTTCCCCCTGACGCCTCCGACGCGACCTAACCGGAAGAGGGACAGGGAATGGGATCTCTGTTAGGGAGCAGCTCGCCCAAGAAAGACCAAACAAACTGGCGTAGGCGAGACAGGCTTCGCGATCTAATCCTGTAAAACGCAGGATTCCATCAGAGTCGTACAGACCGAGCATGCATCCCCTTGCGAACCATGCTCCAAATCTAAAGGAAATCAAAAGATTTTTTTGCTTTGCAACCGATATTCGTCAATCCAATCTTGAGGCCAGGCTGAAAGCGGCTGATGCGCAAGCGCTGCATTGCTCCAGCGCTGATCCCCTGTGATTTCAACGCCACACCACTCGGGGACGGTTAAGGGGCTATCGGGGGAGTCGAGCTCGACCTCAGCCAGGATTAACGGTGCATTGCTTCCTTCAAAGCAATCAACGACCCAGTCGCCTCCTTCCAGTTGAAGGGGATAGCGCGTTTTAACAACGCGATGGGGGGCCAGTGCCCAAAGCTCCTCCGCATCCATCGCCGGAATGTCATATTCAAATTCGTGGCGAGCAATCCCTGAGGCAGGAGCCTTCAACGTCAGCCATGCCCTTCCATCTGCGCGCAAACGCATGCGCACAGTAAATCCATCTGGCGAAGCTGACAAATACCCCTGTCGCAGCGGTTGAGGGGGGCCCGCCACAAGTTGCCATCCGGGGTTTGTCACCAAGAATCGCCGTTCAATCTCCAGTGCCATCTCAGTTTGAGGAGGGGGCACTATCCAGCAAACTTCCCGCCCAGTGAAGCTTGCGGGACAGCGTTCGGTAGTAGGAGGGACTTTGCTCCAGCTGCACCATCAACGCGTGATGCGCAGCCTGCTGAATCACACAGCATTCACCTGGACCAAAAACCTCTCCAGCAGCCCCATCCTTCCAAAGTTTCACCTGCCGGCTGGCATCACCCAGAGGCCAAATCACAACCCTGGATCGAGGAGGCAACACCACGGTTCGACTCGACAAACTCATCGGACAAATCGGACTGACCACAATCGCATCAATCCCTGGATGCAAGATCGGGCCGCCCGCCGCCATTGCATAACCCGTGGAGCCAGTAGGCGAGGCCAAAATCAAGCCATCTCCTCGGACTTGGTCAACAACCTCGCCATCAATCTCCATTTCAAGAATGCAGGTTGGAGACAAATCTTCGTGATAAGGCTTGAGGTAAAGGTCATTCAATGCCCAGTGAATCTCCTGATGCTTGAGACTGTCGTCTGCGCCAAAGGCCTGCTCAGAACCATGGAGATCCCCCATGCGTTGGATCACAGCCTGCAACATCATTCGCCGTTCCAAAGCGAAACGATCTTCCA
The Synechococcus sp. CC9311 DNA segment above includes these coding regions:
- the pds gene encoding 15-cis-phytoene desaturase: MRIAIAGAGLAGLSCAKYLADAGHTPILMESRDVLGGKVAAWKDEDGDWYETGLHIFFGAYPNMLQLFKELNIEDRLQWKSHSMIFNQPEEPGTYSRFDFPDLPAPINGVAAILGNNDMLSWPEKISFGIGLVPAMLRGQGYVEECDKYSWTEWLKLHNIPERVNDEVFIAMSKALNFIDPDEISSTVLLTALNRFLQEKNGSQMAFLDGAPPERLCDPIVEHVQSLGGEVHLDSPLREIKLNPDGSVAAFHIGGVKGKESFDLVADAYVSALPVDPFKLLIPEPWQQMDVFRKLDGLRGVPVINIHLWFDRKLTDIDHLLFSRSPLLSVYADMSIACKEYEDPDRSMLELVFAPAKDWIGRSDEDIIEATMGELKKLFPMHFGTDNPAKLRKSKVVKTPLSVYKTTPGCQQLRPDQTTPIKNFFLAGDYTMQRYLASMEGAVLSGKLCAEAVDRKRDQLSSSSSVSEPVSA
- a CDS encoding NAD(P)H-quinone oxidoreductase subunit M, translated to MADTLLKSTTRHVRLFTARVNEGRLVPDPNQLTLDLDPDNEFLWNDSCIQTVQQRFRELVEAHAGQPLNDYNLRRIGSELEGSIRQLLQAGQLSYNPDCRVLNYSMGLPRTPELL
- a CDS encoding DUF3172 domain-containing protein, coding for MSRSPYDRPRGGNPRRPDERRGGRYSPPPPGNNEGGDGGGRFNTTRIAVLAGVLVVGIGIGSALTSTTQGDQGNIASSEQLDLAVPDPEFCKQWGASAFVMDIEMYTTMNPSSSFVTQPTLQPGCVIRRENWAVLRKEGAITAAQERQCKQRMNTFAYIGSVRDKPAVRCVYQTDITQNKFLTKGIADDTVGLTPEADQF
- a CDS encoding LysR family transcriptional regulator → MADLPFTLDQLRILRAIVSEGSFKKAADSLYVTQPAVSLQIQNLEKQLEVSLFDRGGRKAQLTEAGHLLLSYCDRILSQCHEACRALDDLHNLKGGSLVVGASQTTGTYLMPRMIGLFRQKFPDVAVQLHVHSTRRTGWSVANGQIDLAIIGGELPAELNELLQVVPYASDELALVLPVKHPLARLPELSKEDLYRLGFVCLDAQSTTRKMVDKLLARSGLDVQRLRIEMELNSLEAIKNAVQSGLGAAFLPVVSIERELTAGSLHKPSVAGLQVKRQLRLITHPARYCSRAAEAFRCDVLPVFASADSPLRQPRTAAVGPEPMPTVFDAS
- a CDS encoding NnrU family protein produces the protein MHHSSLVMLLLLLVFAVIHSGGAALRTRAEAKIGARAWRVLFAALSIPSAVVVIGYFLAHRYDGLRLWNLQGVQGLIPVIWVLTAISFLFLYPATYNLLEIPAVLKPQVRLYATGIIRISRHPQAVGQVLWCFSHALWIGSSFMVVTCIGLIGHHLFAVWHGDRRLKARFGDDFVKLKQSTSVLPFAAVLDGRQTLIWSELLRPAQLGIAIAVGVFWWAHRFISLGGIAFLHSRLEGLLS
- a CDS encoding NAD(P)H-quinone oxidoreductase subunit 5, coding for MPSAADSAWLIPVLPLVGALITGLGLISFNRTINRLKKPVALLLISCIGAAAVISYAVLFEQLSGAPPVEHLFIWASAGDFSLPMGYIVDPLAAVMLALVTTVALLVMIYSHGYMAHDKGYVRFFTYLAIFSSSMLGLVVSPNLLEIYVFWELVGMASYLLVGFWYDREGAAHAAQKAFVVNRVGDFGLLLGILGLYWATGSFGFQGIADGLSAAVSSGVVPGWAALALCLFVFMGPMAKSAQFPLHVWLPDAMEGPTPISALIHAATMVAAGVFLVARLEPLYAQFPAVGTFIAVIGTITCFLGASIALTQMDLKKGLAYSTVSQLGYMMLAMGCGAPVAGMFHLVTHAFFKAMLFLGSGSVIHAMEDVVGHEPVLAQDMRLMGGLRKKMPITAITFLIGCVAISGIPPLAGFWSKDEILGQAFNSYPLLWAVGFATAGMTAFYMFRLYFLTFEGEFRGNDSALQQELMAAAGKKAEEGHDHHSAGSVHESPWSMTLPLAVLAVPSALIGLLGTPWNSRFAGLLNPEEAAEMAEHFSWGEFLPLAGASVAISVTGLTVAVLAYALRRIDLGVLVAARFPTINAFLANKWYLDAINEKLFVRSSRKLAREVLEVDAKVVDGVVNLTGLLTLGSGEGLKYFETGRAQFYALIVFGGVIALVVLFGVLG
- a CDS encoding NAD(P)H-quinone oxidoreductase subunit 4, which translates into the protein MLEFAVSAPFDPAFDISSSIVPATFPWLSLSILFPIVGAFIVPFVPDDGDGKQVRWFALGIALTTFLITAAAYLTGYDPSYSGLQLSERVSWLPNLGLTWAVGADGLSMPLILLTSFITALAVLAAWPVTFKPKLFFFLILAMDGGQIAVFAVQDMLLFFLAWELELLPVYLLLAIWGGKKRQYAATKFILYTAGSSLFILLAALAMGFFGGGVPNFEYSVLAQKGFSTGFELLCYAGLLIAFGVKLPIVPLHTWLPDAHGEATAPVHMLLAGILLKMGGYALMRFNAEILPVAHAQFAPLLVVLGVVNIIYAALTSFAQRNLKRKIAYSSISHMGFVLIGIGSFSELGTSGAMLQMISHGLIGASLFFLVGATYDRTHTLQLDEMGGIGQKMRIMFALWTVCCLASLALPGMSGFVSELMVFAGFATDEAYTLSFRIVIDGLAAIGVILTPIYLLSMLREIFFGKENSELVSHSNLVDSEPREVYIIGCLLVPIIGIGLYPKLMTDSYSNTISALVRRDVDAMERITRPTAPLIRSTSLVPAVFSAPKLTQASQPVS